A genomic window from Antedon mediterranea chromosome 4, ecAntMedi1.1, whole genome shotgun sequence includes:
- the LOC140047387 gene encoding uncharacterized protein isoform X2, with the protein MASAKDKTAECDEIDLKEKFQTLKAQLSKHYDGRYFKWLRFCLHGYIPLGDLDRDDVTAMSLFNELQRTGKITPHKVSLLLDVAKVTGFSEAVGQINQYMADNNVQLFDEETLSTSRKELFQILRGVGQDELKNIVHNYDELNKFEFTNIWDAIFVLEKENLLDTPSKMTRFTDCLGKSAQDRDGDKIRHYLLTNQQRLYRNCNRFTPQIMNSAFEVDIADMFTELVLLKAGDKPTKLQLKDVILKIESTPECRVLISGEGGIGKTTLLRYFAYNWATKKSFEIFKGKILFLVNIRDLDKDRNILDLILKEIELDDFSLETDLAEDPKLIKKFIMDHPDEIVLLLDGLDELRFQNKSPLRLFKKQRLERSLVVVTSRSINIDEYIKNSNVHVQVKGFDYENVTKYITQYFQQVEKPELGNSLIEKLRVTIVAYQMCKNPMLLLSICFMWEEEQHLPTDKADLFKAFFLCILNQFNRQDNISKIPAFEEIPEKYLTSMLLLGKCMYDGLKNNQLSFIKTDLHTIAIRDKVDDTLALELGFVYEDKTHLKKSKLAKTYTAPHKLIVESLVGFYLYKLCELVSLESESNNLLLSTLGDEEWENIRESEHLKMTHEFAIGFLGSGATMFLKHWITNRFPTYRSLILLLKWVLNKEHLEDVENELMDHVTQLDIMNSVCNSLRIFLTYQQPNVSVDTNNLFYLMRKIHDIHNPIINERFCDNMPSGEKGKVLAHSLIAVSDQSKILERIGGDCMSYVIDECEKHNMKYDISHLTIYHPTAEHILVHILTNSPQLKCFIAKPDALTGTILNDIVSQHCSKSVRSSEVIHVRKQPIFSQLNKLVISGNDLSKINGASLASLFNISNIKMHNCSLSGGVMNDMVSVCSSRRGILTLSELDISDNNLSQIDGVSMAYLMNSSDNRYSLDMHNCSLSGGVMNDMIRGCSRRGVTLTLSKLDISDNNLSQINRASFECLVNISQCSLNMHNCSLPCEVMNDMISKDVTFKVSSDTLSQIDGASISSLTNLFSNLDDIKGGYSISFKRNDITSSSSSVDVTVKVGNDIHFSQMDSTSMAASYLTNVFYNRYDLKDKYSLSAEVMKDMMNRECSTKGVSSKLSILDISDNDLSLINGSSLAYITSIIHNPHDLNMHNCNLSGELMNDMIREYSSRGVTLTLSKLDLSDNNLSKINGASLSFIFINIHNLYDLNMHNCNLSGEMMNDMIRECSVKGVTLTLANLDISDNDLSLSNGASLTCFISIIHNRHDLNMHNCNLSGEVMNDMIRECSRRGVKFGFYKLDLSDNNLSKIDSAFLAYLISSFHNHCHLNMHNCSLSGEMINATIKVCSDRGVTLTIANLDISDNNLSQIDFASLTYLIRVIHINELNMHNCNLSSEVMNDTIREGSRNVALVLLSKLDISDNNFSQIDGTSLFNICPMLRMLNMHNCNLSFEVKNAMVRECSRREVQFDH; encoded by the exons ATGGCGTCCGCCAAAG ACAAAACTGCTGAGTGTGATGAAATCGACCTTAAAGAAAAGTTCCAAACTTTAAAAGCTCAACTTAGCAAACACTATGATGGTCGCTATTTTAAATGGTTGAGATTCTGCCTGCATGGATACATACCATTAGGAGACCTTGATCGTGATGATGTTACAGCAATGAGTTTATTTAATGAACTTCAAAGAACAGGTAAAATCACACCGCATAAAGTTAGTCTTTTGCTGGACGTAGCTAAAGTGACAGGTTTCAGTGAAGCAGTAGGTCAAATAAACCAGTATATGGCAGATAACAATGTTCAACTTTTTGACGAGGAGACGCTTTCAACATCTCGTAAAGAACTGTTCCAGATCTTGAGAGGAGTTGGACAAGATGAGTTGAAGAATATTGTTCATAATTATGATGAactgaataaatttgaattcaCAAATATTTGGGATGCTATTTTTGTACTTGAGAAAGAAAACCTTCTAGATACGCCTTCAAAAATGACTAGATTTACAGATTGTCTTGGAAAATCTGCACAGGATAGAGATGGtg ataaaataAGACACTATCTGCTAACCAATCAACAAAGGTTGTACCGCAATTGTAATCGTTTTACACCACAAATCATGAATTCTGCATTTGAAGTAGAtatagctgacatgttcaccgAGCTGGTTTTACTAAAGGCAGGAGATAAACctacaaaattacaattaaaggACGTTATACTTAAAATTGAATCTACACCTGAATGCAGAGTTCTTATCAGTGGTGAGGGAGGTATTGGTAAAACAACGTTACTAAGGTACTTTGCGTACAACTGGGCTACTAAAAAATCATTTGAAATTTTTAAAGGTAAAATATTGTTTCTTGTCAATATTAGAGATTTAGACAAAGATAGAAATATCTTAGATTTAATTCTAAAGGAAATTGAACTTGACGACTTTAGCTTAGAAACAGATCTAGCAGAAGATCCAAAATTGATCAAGAAATTTATAATGGATCATCCTGATGAAATTGTATTGCTTTTAGACGGTTTAGATGAATTAAGATTTCAAAACAAAAGCCCACTGCGTCTTTTTAAAAAGCAAAGATTAGAAAGAAGTTTAGTAGTAGTTACTTCTCGTTCAATAAATATAGATGAATACATTAAGAACAGCAATGTACATGTGCAAGTCAAAGGATTCGACTACGAAAATGTAACAAAGTATATTACACAATATTTTCAACAGGTTGAAAAACCAGAATTAGGAAATTCTCTTATTGAAAAATTGAGAGTTACTATTGTGGCGTATCAAATGTGTAAAAATCCGATGTTGCTTCTCTCAATTTGTTTTATGTGGGAAGAAGAGCAACACCTTCCAACTGACAAAGCAGATCTATTTAAAGCTTTTTTCCTATGTATCTTGAATCAGTTTAACAGACAAGATAACATTTCTAAAATCCCAGCTTTTGAAGAAATACCAGAGAAATATTTAACTTCAATGCTTCTGTTAGGAAAATGTATGTATGACGGATTAAAGAATAATCAACTTTCATTTATCAAAACTGATTTACATACTATAGCTATACGAGATAAAGTAGACGACACACTTGCTCTAGAACTTGGGTTTGTATATGAAGACAAAACGCATTTAAAAAAGTCTAAATTGGCAAAGACGTATACGGCTCCTCATAAGTTAATAGTAGAATCATTGGTTGGGTTTTACCTATACAAACTGTGTGAACTAGTTAGTTTGGAGAGTGAGAGTAATAATTTGCTACTTTCAACATTAGGGGATGAAGAATGGGAGAATATAAGAGAAAgtgaacatttaaaaatgacACATGAATTTGCTATTGGATTTCTTGGTTCTGGTGCTACAATGTTTTTGAAACATTGGATCACAAATAGATTTCCAACATATCGTTCTTtaattttgcttttaaaatgGGTGCTTAATAAAGAGCATTTGGAGGATGTAGAAAATGAACTTATGGATCATGTCACACAGTTAGACATAATGAATTCTGTATGTAACTCATTAAGAATCTTTCTCACTTATCAACAACCAAATGTAAGTGTAgatacaaacaatttattttatcttatgaGAAAAATTCACGATATCCATAATCCCATAATTAATGAAAGGTTTTGTGATAATATGCCATCTGGGGAAAAAGGGAAAGTACTTGCCCACAGTTTAATTGCTGTGTCAGATCAAAGTAAAATTTTGGAAAGGATTGGTGGAGATTGTATGAGTTATGTGATAGATGAATGTGAAAAACACAACATGAAATATGATATAAGTCACCTTACCATTTATCATCCAACTGCTGAACATATACTAGttcatattttaacaaattctcCACAACTGAAATGTTTCATTGCAAAGCCTGATGCTCttacaggtaccattttgaatGATATAGTATCACAACATTGTAGTAAATCAGTTCGATCAAGTGAAGTAATACATGTCAGAAAGCAACCAATAttttcacaattaaataaacttGTTATCAGTGGTAATGATCTCAGTAAAATTAATGGTGCTTCACTTGCATCTTTATTCAATATTAGTAACATTAAAATGCATAATTGCAGTTTATCAGGTGGGGTAATGAATGATATGGTCAGTGTGTGTTCTAGTAGAAGAGGTATATTGACATTATCTGAATTGGATATAAGTGATAATAATCTCAGTCAGATTGATGGTGTTTCAATGGCGTATTTAATGAATAGTAGTGATAATCGATATTCCCTTGATATGCATAATTGTAGTTTATCAGGTGGGGTGATGAATGATATGATCAGAGGGTGTTCTAGAAGAGGGGTTACTTTGACATTATCTAAACTGGATATAAGTGATAATAATCTCAGTCAAATCAATCGTGCTTCATTTGAATGTTTAGTCAACATTAGTCAGTGCAGCCTTAACATGCATAATTGCAGTTTACCATGTGAGGTGATGAATGATATGATCAGTAAAGATGTTACATTTAAAGTATCTAGTGATACTCTCAGTCAAATCGATGGCGCTTCAATATCATCTTTAACCAATTTGTTTTCTAATCTAGATGACATTAAGGGTGGTTATAGTATATCATTTAAGAGGAATGACATAACCAGTTCTAGTTCTAGTGTAGATGTTACCGTGAAAGTAGGTAATGATATTCATTTCAGTCAAATGGATAGTACTTCAATGGCGGCATCTTATCTAACCAATGTTTTTTATAATCGATATGACCTTAAGGATAAATACAGTTTATCAGCTGAAGTGATGAAAGATATGATGAACAGAGAGTGTTCTACAAAAGGAGTTTCCTCGAAATTATCTATACTGGATATAAGTGATAATGATCTCAGTCTAATCAATGGTTCTTCACTGGCATATATTACTAGCATTATTCATAATCCACATGACCTTAATATGCATAATTGCAATTTATCGGGTGAGTTGATGAATGATATGATCAGAGAGTATTCTAGTAGAGGAGTTACATTGACCTTATCTAAACTGGATTTAAGTGATAATAATCTCAGTAAAATAAATGGTGCTTCACtgtcatttatttttatcaatattcaTAATCTATACGACCTTAATATGCATAATTGTAATTTATCAGGTGAGATGATGAATGATATGATTAGGGAGTGTTCTGTTAAAGGAGTTACATTGACATTAGCTAACCTGGATATTAGTGATAATGACCTCAGTCTAAGTAATGGTGCTTCATTGACatgttttattagtattattcatAATCGACATGACCTTAATATGcataattgcaatttatcagGTGAGGTGATGAATGATATGATCAGAGAGTGTTCTAGAAGAGGTGTTAAATTTGGATTCTATAAACTGGACTTAAGTGATAATAATCTCAGTAAAATTGATAGTGCTTTTCTGGCATATTTAATCAGCAGCTTTCATAATCACTGTCACCTTAATATGCATAATTGCAGTTTATCGGGTGAGATGATCAATGCTACGATCAAAGTGTGTTCTGATAGAGGAGTTACATTGACAATAGCTAACCTGGATATAAGCGATAATAATCTCAGTCAAATTGATTTTGCTTCACTGACATATTTAATCCGCGTTATTCATATTAATGAACTTAATATGcataattgcaatttatcaAGTGAGGTGATGAATGATACAATCAGAGAGGGTTCAAGAAATGTTGCCTTGGTATTGTTATCTAAACTGGATATAAGTGACAATAATTTCAGTCAAATTGATGGTACATCTTTATTCAATATTTGTCCTATGCTGCGTATGCTTAATATGCATAATTGTAATTTATCATTTGAGGTGAAGAATGCTATGGTCAGAGAGTGTTCTAGAAGAGAAGTTCAGTTTGATCATTAA
- the LOC140047387 gene encoding uncharacterized protein isoform X1, producing the protein MASAKDKTAECDEIDLKEKFQTLKAQLSKHYDGRYFKWLRFCLHGYIPLGDLDRDDVTAMSLFNELQRTGKITPHKVSLLLDVAKVTGFSEAVGQINQYMADNNVQLFDEETLSTSRKELFQILRGVGQDELKNIVHNYDELNKFEFTNIWDAIFVLEKENLLDTPSKMTRFTDCLGKSAQDRDGGESRVSQQCQLSRNSEDKIRHYLLTNQQRLYRNCNRFTPQIMNSAFEVDIADMFTELVLLKAGDKPTKLQLKDVILKIESTPECRVLISGEGGIGKTTLLRYFAYNWATKKSFEIFKGKILFLVNIRDLDKDRNILDLILKEIELDDFSLETDLAEDPKLIKKFIMDHPDEIVLLLDGLDELRFQNKSPLRLFKKQRLERSLVVVTSRSINIDEYIKNSNVHVQVKGFDYENVTKYITQYFQQVEKPELGNSLIEKLRVTIVAYQMCKNPMLLLSICFMWEEEQHLPTDKADLFKAFFLCILNQFNRQDNISKIPAFEEIPEKYLTSMLLLGKCMYDGLKNNQLSFIKTDLHTIAIRDKVDDTLALELGFVYEDKTHLKKSKLAKTYTAPHKLIVESLVGFYLYKLCELVSLESESNNLLLSTLGDEEWENIRESEHLKMTHEFAIGFLGSGATMFLKHWITNRFPTYRSLILLLKWVLNKEHLEDVENELMDHVTQLDIMNSVCNSLRIFLTYQQPNVSVDTNNLFYLMRKIHDIHNPIINERFCDNMPSGEKGKVLAHSLIAVSDQSKILERIGGDCMSYVIDECEKHNMKYDISHLTIYHPTAEHILVHILTNSPQLKCFIAKPDALTGTILNDIVSQHCSKSVRSSEVIHVRKQPIFSQLNKLVISGNDLSKINGASLASLFNISNIKMHNCSLSGGVMNDMVSVCSSRRGILTLSELDISDNNLSQIDGVSMAYLMNSSDNRYSLDMHNCSLSGGVMNDMIRGCSRRGVTLTLSKLDISDNNLSQINRASFECLVNISQCSLNMHNCSLPCEVMNDMISKDVTFKVSSDTLSQIDGASISSLTNLFSNLDDIKGGYSISFKRNDITSSSSSVDVTVKVGNDIHFSQMDSTSMAASYLTNVFYNRYDLKDKYSLSAEVMKDMMNRECSTKGVSSKLSILDISDNDLSLINGSSLAYITSIIHNPHDLNMHNCNLSGELMNDMIREYSSRGVTLTLSKLDLSDNNLSKINGASLSFIFINIHNLYDLNMHNCNLSGEMMNDMIRECSVKGVTLTLANLDISDNDLSLSNGASLTCFISIIHNRHDLNMHNCNLSGEVMNDMIRECSRRGVKFGFYKLDLSDNNLSKIDSAFLAYLISSFHNHCHLNMHNCSLSGEMINATIKVCSDRGVTLTIANLDISDNNLSQIDFASLTYLIRVIHINELNMHNCNLSSEVMNDTIREGSRNVALVLLSKLDISDNNFSQIDGTSLFNICPMLRMLNMHNCNLSFEVKNAMVRECSRREVQFDH; encoded by the exons ATGGCGTCCGCCAAAG ACAAAACTGCTGAGTGTGATGAAATCGACCTTAAAGAAAAGTTCCAAACTTTAAAAGCTCAACTTAGCAAACACTATGATGGTCGCTATTTTAAATGGTTGAGATTCTGCCTGCATGGATACATACCATTAGGAGACCTTGATCGTGATGATGTTACAGCAATGAGTTTATTTAATGAACTTCAAAGAACAGGTAAAATCACACCGCATAAAGTTAGTCTTTTGCTGGACGTAGCTAAAGTGACAGGTTTCAGTGAAGCAGTAGGTCAAATAAACCAGTATATGGCAGATAACAATGTTCAACTTTTTGACGAGGAGACGCTTTCAACATCTCGTAAAGAACTGTTCCAGATCTTGAGAGGAGTTGGACAAGATGAGTTGAAGAATATTGTTCATAATTATGATGAactgaataaatttgaattcaCAAATATTTGGGATGCTATTTTTGTACTTGAGAAAGAAAACCTTCTAGATACGCCTTCAAAAATGACTAGATTTACAGATTGTCTTGGAAAATCTGCACAGGATAGAGATGGtg gaGAATCTAGAGTATCACAACAATGTCAACTATCAAGAAATTCAGAAG ataaaataAGACACTATCTGCTAACCAATCAACAAAGGTTGTACCGCAATTGTAATCGTTTTACACCACAAATCATGAATTCTGCATTTGAAGTAGAtatagctgacatgttcaccgAGCTGGTTTTACTAAAGGCAGGAGATAAACctacaaaattacaattaaaggACGTTATACTTAAAATTGAATCTACACCTGAATGCAGAGTTCTTATCAGTGGTGAGGGAGGTATTGGTAAAACAACGTTACTAAGGTACTTTGCGTACAACTGGGCTACTAAAAAATCATTTGAAATTTTTAAAGGTAAAATATTGTTTCTTGTCAATATTAGAGATTTAGACAAAGATAGAAATATCTTAGATTTAATTCTAAAGGAAATTGAACTTGACGACTTTAGCTTAGAAACAGATCTAGCAGAAGATCCAAAATTGATCAAGAAATTTATAATGGATCATCCTGATGAAATTGTATTGCTTTTAGACGGTTTAGATGAATTAAGATTTCAAAACAAAAGCCCACTGCGTCTTTTTAAAAAGCAAAGATTAGAAAGAAGTTTAGTAGTAGTTACTTCTCGTTCAATAAATATAGATGAATACATTAAGAACAGCAATGTACATGTGCAAGTCAAAGGATTCGACTACGAAAATGTAACAAAGTATATTACACAATATTTTCAACAGGTTGAAAAACCAGAATTAGGAAATTCTCTTATTGAAAAATTGAGAGTTACTATTGTGGCGTATCAAATGTGTAAAAATCCGATGTTGCTTCTCTCAATTTGTTTTATGTGGGAAGAAGAGCAACACCTTCCAACTGACAAAGCAGATCTATTTAAAGCTTTTTTCCTATGTATCTTGAATCAGTTTAACAGACAAGATAACATTTCTAAAATCCCAGCTTTTGAAGAAATACCAGAGAAATATTTAACTTCAATGCTTCTGTTAGGAAAATGTATGTATGACGGATTAAAGAATAATCAACTTTCATTTATCAAAACTGATTTACATACTATAGCTATACGAGATAAAGTAGACGACACACTTGCTCTAGAACTTGGGTTTGTATATGAAGACAAAACGCATTTAAAAAAGTCTAAATTGGCAAAGACGTATACGGCTCCTCATAAGTTAATAGTAGAATCATTGGTTGGGTTTTACCTATACAAACTGTGTGAACTAGTTAGTTTGGAGAGTGAGAGTAATAATTTGCTACTTTCAACATTAGGGGATGAAGAATGGGAGAATATAAGAGAAAgtgaacatttaaaaatgacACATGAATTTGCTATTGGATTTCTTGGTTCTGGTGCTACAATGTTTTTGAAACATTGGATCACAAATAGATTTCCAACATATCGTTCTTtaattttgcttttaaaatgGGTGCTTAATAAAGAGCATTTGGAGGATGTAGAAAATGAACTTATGGATCATGTCACACAGTTAGACATAATGAATTCTGTATGTAACTCATTAAGAATCTTTCTCACTTATCAACAACCAAATGTAAGTGTAgatacaaacaatttattttatcttatgaGAAAAATTCACGATATCCATAATCCCATAATTAATGAAAGGTTTTGTGATAATATGCCATCTGGGGAAAAAGGGAAAGTACTTGCCCACAGTTTAATTGCTGTGTCAGATCAAAGTAAAATTTTGGAAAGGATTGGTGGAGATTGTATGAGTTATGTGATAGATGAATGTGAAAAACACAACATGAAATATGATATAAGTCACCTTACCATTTATCATCCAACTGCTGAACATATACTAGttcatattttaacaaattctcCACAACTGAAATGTTTCATTGCAAAGCCTGATGCTCttacaggtaccattttgaatGATATAGTATCACAACATTGTAGTAAATCAGTTCGATCAAGTGAAGTAATACATGTCAGAAAGCAACCAATAttttcacaattaaataaacttGTTATCAGTGGTAATGATCTCAGTAAAATTAATGGTGCTTCACTTGCATCTTTATTCAATATTAGTAACATTAAAATGCATAATTGCAGTTTATCAGGTGGGGTAATGAATGATATGGTCAGTGTGTGTTCTAGTAGAAGAGGTATATTGACATTATCTGAATTGGATATAAGTGATAATAATCTCAGTCAGATTGATGGTGTTTCAATGGCGTATTTAATGAATAGTAGTGATAATCGATATTCCCTTGATATGCATAATTGTAGTTTATCAGGTGGGGTGATGAATGATATGATCAGAGGGTGTTCTAGAAGAGGGGTTACTTTGACATTATCTAAACTGGATATAAGTGATAATAATCTCAGTCAAATCAATCGTGCTTCATTTGAATGTTTAGTCAACATTAGTCAGTGCAGCCTTAACATGCATAATTGCAGTTTACCATGTGAGGTGATGAATGATATGATCAGTAAAGATGTTACATTTAAAGTATCTAGTGATACTCTCAGTCAAATCGATGGCGCTTCAATATCATCTTTAACCAATTTGTTTTCTAATCTAGATGACATTAAGGGTGGTTATAGTATATCATTTAAGAGGAATGACATAACCAGTTCTAGTTCTAGTGTAGATGTTACCGTGAAAGTAGGTAATGATATTCATTTCAGTCAAATGGATAGTACTTCAATGGCGGCATCTTATCTAACCAATGTTTTTTATAATCGATATGACCTTAAGGATAAATACAGTTTATCAGCTGAAGTGATGAAAGATATGATGAACAGAGAGTGTTCTACAAAAGGAGTTTCCTCGAAATTATCTATACTGGATATAAGTGATAATGATCTCAGTCTAATCAATGGTTCTTCACTGGCATATATTACTAGCATTATTCATAATCCACATGACCTTAATATGCATAATTGCAATTTATCGGGTGAGTTGATGAATGATATGATCAGAGAGTATTCTAGTAGAGGAGTTACATTGACCTTATCTAAACTGGATTTAAGTGATAATAATCTCAGTAAAATAAATGGTGCTTCACtgtcatttatttttatcaatattcaTAATCTATACGACCTTAATATGCATAATTGTAATTTATCAGGTGAGATGATGAATGATATGATTAGGGAGTGTTCTGTTAAAGGAGTTACATTGACATTAGCTAACCTGGATATTAGTGATAATGACCTCAGTCTAAGTAATGGTGCTTCATTGACatgttttattagtattattcatAATCGACATGACCTTAATATGcataattgcaatttatcagGTGAGGTGATGAATGATATGATCAGAGAGTGTTCTAGAAGAGGTGTTAAATTTGGATTCTATAAACTGGACTTAAGTGATAATAATCTCAGTAAAATTGATAGTGCTTTTCTGGCATATTTAATCAGCAGCTTTCATAATCACTGTCACCTTAATATGCATAATTGCAGTTTATCGGGTGAGATGATCAATGCTACGATCAAAGTGTGTTCTGATAGAGGAGTTACATTGACAATAGCTAACCTGGATATAAGCGATAATAATCTCAGTCAAATTGATTTTGCTTCACTGACATATTTAATCCGCGTTATTCATATTAATGAACTTAATATGcataattgcaatttatcaAGTGAGGTGATGAATGATACAATCAGAGAGGGTTCAAGAAATGTTGCCTTGGTATTGTTATCTAAACTGGATATAAGTGACAATAATTTCAGTCAAATTGATGGTACATCTTTATTCAATATTTGTCCTATGCTGCGTATGCTTAATATGCATAATTGTAATTTATCATTTGAGGTGAAGAATGCTATGGTCAGAGAGTGTTCTAGAAGAGAAGTTCAGTTTGATCATTAA